AGACTGATATTAATGGATTTCTGAAGCGTGgttcaatgtttattttatcaGATAACCAGTTCGCAAAACTATTGAAAGCTGGAAACTTTGATGTTCATAGTTTTATTACGAACGGACATCAGACGGTAAGTACTTATGATGAGTATGATGAAAAGCAAATAAGTAATTGCGTCTAAAATACTATAAACcttattgtatataaataataaacaagcaaattaaacaaaaatacgcaGCTCGTAGTgatttacatatttgttttatatctaTTAGTTTAAGAGAAGCGCGAAGGTAACACATTTAGTGCTTCTTCATAAACAAACATATTATTAAACTGTAGGGTCCCCTCAatccctgaaaacagtactcgcatacaggaatggctgagagttgtaattTCCTAGGTccttgttctcaacggactgttgcttcacccaatttattatttatgtttaaattaataaattaactaaGGAAAGAAAagctttcttcaaatttaattataatcaaCCGTTTTTCATTGCATTCTTTTTATATGGTATACCTATGTATTAATTGTTTAGGTTGATATCTTGGACATAGGAGCAGGTGATGGAGAGATTTCAGTACGATTAATTGATTCTgtgataaaactaaaaaaagatgCCAAAGTACGAGTATACGCAACAGAAACTAGTTGGACCATGCGTGAACGACTGGAAAAGAGAAATTTTACAATCATCgataaaataagtaatattcAAAATGTCCCCCTCGTTGCTTGCTTAAACGTATTGGATAGATGCATAGACCCATATGAACTACTACAAGACATCTACAATGTTTTGGCTCCAAATGGACGAGTAATAATAGCCCTTGTATTGCCATATGTCCACTATGTGGAATTCAgtaagatttatttataaaaaaatagtctattaaaactaattcaaaaataaaataaaatttaccatTCTAGATACTTCGCATTTGCCAATACGACCACTCATGGCACATTGGCCAGATAAAGCTAAACAGTTCTCTTTTGAAGCCGAAgcgattatattttttgaaatgctagagaattttggcttcaaagtaGAATCGTGGACAAAAGCACCATACCTGTGTGAAGGCGATCTAAGGCAATCTTTTTATTGGTTAATCGATCTCGTTGTTGTTctatcaaaaaaataactttgtggTGAACTTCTAGATATCTTCTacctctttattttttatttttttctggtttGTAATTTTGTCTGActgcatatttatttttaaataaaatcctaaacaaaTTAAGGCTcaaatttaagtagcatttattaagaataaaaaaatgtgttacattttaaatttaataaattcattaaataaaatatgtttattaaaaaggaagTCCAATGTTTTAAACTGGTAAATTAATTGAAGTTGAGAAAAAAGGAGAATTTCGAAGACTTAATAGAGTTGTTTACTAAAAGACTACGATGGTTCTATAATTCAAACTTACAAAagaaattgtttgtgtttttgaaataagtatttgcaaattttttttttaaatatccagATTTCGGAAAAGAGACCTAATtctgtataatttaaaaatagaggAATGTAGAACTTAGGTAGTTTTGACAGAATGTAGAATGAgtgtttaaaaacagaaaaattttaaaaattgctttcacAATTTAGGTGTCATTAATGTTTCTTATcgtacattttaatatttaatcataTGCGATTAATAAAAGgaactcattaaaaaaaagattacaattGGCTGTGCTGTTGAATTTCCGAATAATTTACTCCATTTACTAGATAAGTGAAGACAGATGATATTATTCCTTTTGTTATCTTTTTATATCTCATCTTATCTCTActttacttttataatttattaacgtgcaattaaatactttattgataaaatttgCTTCTAGCTCGAGCTGCTATAGCTTACAGCTAGTATTAAAGGTTATAAGTTTAGAGCTAACATCAAAttctatacatacatacattatttaGATTCATGTATgtaatttctgttaaaagacCGGTAAATTTGTTGTAGAAGAGACTTTGacttttataattcaaatatttagatCACGTAAGATGACTAACGGAAAGCGTTTGGTTTTCATCGCATAGCTTGCAGATAGAGGAATTTCGTTAGTGATAAGGTGCTTGTGGGTGAGGTTGCTGTGTCTCATTCGCAATCGTTCATATatggtatttttatttgacatgtCTTTCGGGTTGTTAGATTTCTTATGTTAGAGTTAAATGTGGTGTTGGTGTGgttataatttaacatttttttttttgaataaatttccaTGTTGGTGCTTTGTAATGTCTAATTTGATAACAGGTTCTTTCAGAGCGGATTTGGCTCCAGCATCTTCGTtatgattttgtgtttttgaggCGTAGAGGCTAGACTTCAATCAATCTATACAGAATTGTAGATCTTATTACATACCAGTAGCTATTTtaaggaaacaaatatttgataaaCTTTAACCTAGTAGtagcacttttttatatttgtaaagtGTTAATCCAAAAAGGTCAAGTATTTTAGCTAAGtaaacattgggcaggttcagacgccataagggacttaaaagtaagCCAAGATTCTAGGCTCTGGAAAATTACCTTCcgattaaggcaactttaatggaaagttgattggaaagttagtcaagaaaaatcactctaactattaagtcaagtctgtTCTATCAAAATGTCAGTTGATCAtactttttcattcaactgaaagctgaactttattactctatgatttatttattttttgcacaactCCATTTAATGGTTTCTGTAACTGGtttcattgtcaatttataaaagaaaaaagacactggaagcgacccacactgataacttcccatcccgtttgtcgatttgtcttgcttaaaagtttgtgtctgtgtatcaatttttaccaaatttgcgtaatattttttttagattttattttattgaatatcgaaaataatattttctgtaaaataaaataactttgaagccaatatttttaatttttgaaaagctatttaagtagaaactaaattttcaccaagttttagtattgttggttt
This window of the Eupeodes corollae chromosome 3, idEupCoro1.1, whole genome shotgun sequence genome carries:
- the LOC129949824 gene encoding protein-L-histidine N-pros-methyltransferase; this translates as MNIHRPRGTLARAIFEKVHNDQYLDEFDTRLWYRLVHKLPDNFQSKFVPLDQPDDITVDWLEKAKELSANIWIQLWHTLARTILQFFMTQTDINGFLKRGSMFILSDNQFAKLLKAGNFDVHSFITNGHQTVDILDIGAGDGEISVRLIDSVIKLKKDAKVRVYATETSWTMRERLEKRNFTIIDKISNIQNVPLVACLNVLDRCIDPYELLQDIYNVLAPNGRVIIALVLPYVHYVEFNTSHLPIRPLMAHWPDKAKQFSFEAEAIIFFEMLENFGFKVESWTKAPYLCEGDLRQSFYWLIDLVVVLSKK